The DNA segment GGCGATGAATGCCACAGCCGCATGGATTGCAGCGAAGGCACTGGGATTAAGCGAGGAAGAAATTGCAGAGGGCTTTGCAAGTGTTGAAAAAACAGGATTGCGCAATGAGCTTGTAAAAGTGAATCAGTGTCTGATTTTGAATGATTCCTATAAATCCAATCCACAAAGTGCACTGGCAGCTGTGGATACCATGGAGGAATTTGATATACCGTATAAGCTTGCGGTACTGGGGGATATGCTGGAGCTTGGAGAAACGAGTGATATGATTCACTATACACTGGGTAAGGATATCAGCAGGTATCATATCCAGGAGGTTTTAACCATAGGAGATATGGCCTGTTATATCGCACAGGGGGCAAGAGACAATATGGAGCATACCCTGGTGCGTCATTTCACAGACAAGGAAGCGCTGATCAGTTATCTGAAGCCGTACATGCATAAGGAGTGCATGCTGCTGGTAAAGGGAAGCCGCGGCATGAAGCTGGATGAGGTTGTAGATGTACTGGTACAGGAACAACAATAAGGAGCACATACATATGGAAAAAATAAAATTAGCGATTATATTTGGAGGAAAATCCAGTGAATATCCGGTTTCTCTGCATTCTGCAGGCAGCCTGATTCACAAAATCAATAAGGAGCGTTATGAGCTTATTTTCATCGGAATCAGCAAGGATGGAAAGTGGTATGCATATGATGGTGATGTAGAGGGAATCGAGCATGATACCTGGCTGCAAGACGAGCACTGCACACCCTGTGTACTATCCAGCAGCGAGGGCTGCAAGGGCTTTTTGAAGCTGCATGCGGATGGAACCTTTACACGCATGGAGGTTGACTGCATCTTTCCGATCCTGCATGGAAAAAACGGAGAGGATGGAACGATTCAGGGATTGTTTGAGCTCAGCGGAATTCCTTATGTCGGCTGCGGTCATATGAGCAGTGCGATCTGCATGGACAAGGAAATGGCACATATTGTCATGGAGCATGCCGGGATTTCCTGTGCACCGTTTGTATGTGTTTATGAGCAGGATGATCTTGATTATCGCGCAGTATATGAAGATGCTAAGGAACAGCTGGGTCTGCCGATTTTTATCAAGCCAGCCAATGCCGGAAGCAGCTTTGGCATCCATAAGATGGAGTCCTTTGACGGCTTTGAGGAAGCGATGAAGGATGCATTCTATCATGATGGCAAGGGAAAGGTCATTTTGGAAACAACCATTGAGGGCTTTGAAATCGGCTGTGCGGTGATGGGAAACAAAGAATTGTTTGCGGGCAGTGTGGATGAAATCGAAACGGCTGCACCGTTCTTTGATTATGAGGGCAAGTATGAGATGGTGGATTCCCATATTTACTGTCCTGCCCGCATCAGTAAGGAGCTGTTTGCACAGGCGCGCGAAATCGCAAAAAAGGCATACCGCGCTATGAATTGCAAGGGTATGACACGCGTGGATATGTTTGTCACGCCGGATGAAAAAATCATATTAAATGAAGTGAATACCATTCCGGGCTTTACCGATACCTCCCGTTATCCGACGATGATGAAGGAAGCCGGTATTCCGTTCCCGGAACTGATTGACAGACTTGTAGCACTGGCAATGGAATAACAAAGAAGGTGGATAATGTGCTGATGAGCAATACGCGTTCCTGGCTGGAAATCGATCTGTCCAGGATCTCTCATAATATAAAAGAAGTACAGAAGCTGCTGCCCTCTACCAGCAAAATCATGGCAATCGTCAAGGCGAACGGCTATGGGCATGGGGATGTGGAATGCTCCCGGGTAATGGAACAGCAGGGCATTGATTTTTTCGGCGTAAGCAGTGTAGATGAAGGAGTTAGACTGCGTGAGCATGGCATTCAGAGTCCGATTCTGGTGCTTGGCTATACACCGCCTGTTCATTTTCATTATCTGCATGAGGCTTCTCTGATACAGACACTGGTATCTCTGGAGTATGCACAGAAGCTGAACGCATACGGTCGAAAGCATGACATCGTTATAAAAGGCCATGCCAAGGTGGATACCGGCATGTCGAGAATCGGGATTGTTGCGCAGGAGCATGCGTATCATATCGAGGATATCAAGGCGCTGTATCATATGGATCATATAGCTGTGTGCGGAATTTTTTCCCATTTCAGCGTGAGTGACTGTTTGGATGAGGAAAACTGCCGCTTTACGGATCATCAGATTGCATTGTTTGACCGTGTGCTGGCAGATTTAAGGGCTGCAGGCATTGATCCTGGAACAACGCATTTACAAAACAGCTACGGTATTTTAAATTATCCGAATCTGAAATACGATTATGTGCGCCCCGGGCTGTTGTGGATGGGGGTCACAAGCGATGATGCCGTTGAAATCCGTACGGCACCGCAGTTTCAGCCAATTATGGAATGGAAGGCAAATGTTTCCCTCGTGAAAGAGATACAGCCAGGTGTCACAGTCAGCTATGGCCGCCACTTCAAGGCAAAGGAATGCACAAGAGTCGCTACCCTTGCGGTAGGCTATGCGGACGGTTTCCCGCGCAGTGTGTCCAATAAGGGGGCGTGCGTGCTGCTGCATGGAAAACGTGTTCCCATCATCGGAAATATTTGCATGGATCAGATGATGGTGGATATCACCGGGCTTGATGCTGTGCAGGAAGGAGATGTCGCTACCCTGATTGGCAGCGATGGAGAAGAAACACTTCCGGTGGATGAGCTCAGCAGACTGGCAAAGACCATAAACAACGAAACACTGTGCTGGATTTCACAGCGCGTGCCAAGAATATATAAATAGCCACAGATCGCGTGGCTATTTTTCAAGAGAAGGGATGGTTGATTTTCATGGAACGTAAGAATTACTACGCACTGGATGTCGCAAAATTTATCAGTGCATTTCTGGTGGTTTGTATACATACCGGGCCGCTGCTGGATGTGAATGCCACTGGTAACTTCGTGCTGGTTCAGATTCTGGCCAGACTGGCAGTACCGTTCTTTTTCGTCGCAAGCGGCTTTCTGTTTTTTAGAAAGCTGGATTTCAAACGGGAATGGAATGACTATGAGAATAAGGCACAGCTGCAGCATTATTTATGGAGATTGTGTAAGCTTTATATCATATGGACAATTTTGTATCTGCCCTTTACCTATATGCTGTTAAAGGGGCAGGATGGAATTACAGCAGACAGTATGCTGCTGTATGTGCGTGATTTCTTTTTCACCGGAAGCTTTTACCATCTCTGGTTTCTGCCTGCGTTGCTCATTGCCGTGCCACTAGTATATTTTGCTCTTTTTAAGCTGGGGCTTGCCAAAACCATAGGCATCGGCATCCTTCTGTATCTGCTTGGTATGGCCGGCAATGTGTACGGTGGGTATTTGCAGCAGCTTCCGGGTATTCAAACCGTCTATCATATGTATTTGCAGGTGTTTTCCACGACGCGCAACGGTCTGTTCTTCGGTGTGATATTCGTCGCTATGGGGGCGCTCTTTGCACAGCGAACCTTATACCTGAAAAACTGGACCGTGCTGCTGGGTCTGCTTGTGAGTATGCTTCTGCTGTTTGCAGAATGCTTTGCTTTGAAGGATAATGGCTTTATGCATGATTTGACAAGTATGTATGCAATGCTTCTTCCGTGCATGTTCTTTCTGTTTCTGGGCTTGCTGCGTATCCATCTCAAGGACAATAAGGTATATAAAACACTGCGTATTCTGTCACTGCTGATTTATGTTATGCATATCATGTTTGTAAATACGCTTTTGCGTATATGGCCGCTGATGAACTCTCTTGCTGTGTATGGACTTGTTATGCTACTCACACTTTTTGTATCCTGCCTTGTTATTATTTGTTCAAAAAAACTGCATATAGTAAAACATCTGTATGCCTGAAAAGGAGAGTACTATGCTGCGTATACAACAAATTAAGCTGTCGCTGGATGAATCTGTGGAGCTGCTGCCGCTGAAGCTCATCAAAAAGCTTCGCATTCCGAAGGAGGAGCTTCTTTCCTGGCGAATCTATAAGGAAAGTCTGGATGCCCGAAAGGAAACGGATGTGCATTTTACATATTGTCTAGACTGTAAGGTCAGACACGAGGATGCTGTCTTGAACAAGCATATTAAGGATGTCACACGTGTTCAGGAATATCATTATGTATATCCGAAAAAGGGAATCGTCGGACTACAGAATCGTCCGGTTGTCGTGGGCTTTGGCCCTGCCGGTATGTTTGCGGCTTTGCTGCTGGCACAGATGGGGTATTGTCCATTGGTCATCGAACGTGGACAATGCGTTGAGGAACGTGTAAAAAGCGTGGAAGATTTCTGGCAAAGCGGAAGCCTGCATCCGCAAAGCAATGTGCAGTTTGGAGAAGGCGGTGCCGGAACATTTTCTGATGGAAAGCTGACGACGCGCTCTAAGGATTTGCGTGTACATAAGGTGCTGGAGGAGCTGGTACGCTTTGGAGCGCCTGCGGATATCTTATACACGGCGCATCCGCATATCGGTACCGATTTGCTGCGTGATATCGTAAAACAGCTGCGTAAGGAAATTATCGCGCTGGGCGGTGAGGTACGCTTTTCCAGTTGTCTGCAGGATTTGATTATTGAAAAGGGCGAATTATGCGGTATTGTTATCAATGGGGAGCAGATTCCGGCAGAGCAGCTGATTCTTTCCATCGGACACAGTGCCAGAGATACTTACCGCATGCTGCAAAATCGTGGTGTTACGATGCATCCCAAAGCATTTGCCATCGGTGCCAGAATAGAACATCCGCAGACATTGATCGATCAGGCACAATATAAGGGACATGCCGGACATCCGCGGCTGCATGCGGCAGAATACAGACTAACGCATACAGCATCAAACGGCCGTGGTGTATATACCTTCTGTATGTGTCCGGGAGGCAGTGTCGTTCCTTCGGCATCCATGGAGGGCGGTGTGGTCGTCAACGGGATGAGTGAGCATGCCCGTGATCAGGAAAATGCCAACAGTGCCCTGCTGGTACAGATTCGCCCGGAGGATTATGGGGAACATGCACTCGATGGAATCGCTTATCAGGAAGCACTGGAAAGAAAAGCCTTTCAGATGGGCGGGGGGAACTATCGGGCCCCTGCACAGCGGGTAGAGGATTTTTTAAAGCATAAGGCAAGCCAGGCAATGGGAAGTGTGAAGCCAAGCTATGCGTTGGGTGTTACACCCTGTGATTTGCATGCGCTGTTGCCAGATTACGTGACCTCCGCAATGGAGGAGGCGATTATCGCCATGGATTGCAGACTAAAGGGGTTTGCGATGAATGATGCTGTATTGACCGGCGTGGAAACCAGAAGCAGCTCGCCAGTCCGGCTGGAGCGGGATAAGGCGTGTCTGCAAAGTCTTTCTGTCTCTGGATTATATCCGTGTGGTGAAGGGGCAGGCTATGCAGGTGGAATCGTATCGGCAGCGATTGATGGCATTCGCTGTGCAGAACAGATCATTGCGATGTATCAATATAAGAAATAAGCAGCTTGTATCTGATCTTTGTAGGAGAAGTCCTGCAGTTAGTTATTGCACATAGATAAGCACGATTATGAAAAGTACACATATCGTGTATAAAAAACGCAGCCTTCTTCAGAACTGCGTCAGGCTGTATGACAAAGCCGGTTTGAAAAACAACTTTGTCAACGGCCTTTTATGTTCCTCATAATGATAAAAAAAAAGAGCGATTTTAGGGTTTTCATATCTAAAATCACTCTTTTTTTGACTGTTTTTTCCAACTTTTAAAATTCTTTTCCTGGTAATTTTTCAAAACAGATAGTTTGTCAACACTCTGATGTAGCCTTATTCAGGACTGCGATTTAAACTTCTTGGGGGTTTCTTTTTCCCCACCTTTTCTTATTTGAGATCTTCCACTTCCCTTAGATTATTTTAGAAACCCTATTAAGTTACCTAGTTTCTGCTTTGTGTATACCTCTACCTGTTTACCGCGATGAGCCAGATAGATGCGTATGACTGGCTGCAAGCCCTGATCATATTGCTTTGAAATGATCTGTTGATAACCAAGCTGTGCTAATCTTTTTAAATCAACAGCTTTATCTCTGGCATATTTCAATTCAAACAGAAAGGATGGATTTTCCTGCTTTTTGCTTTCCAGACAGATATCATATCTGCCTTGTCCCTGTTCGCGGTTACTGATGATATGATAGCTCTTTCTAAGGGCATGAGGATACCTAAGAGTAGCGTGCGCAGTGCGGGCCCATAGGTCTGGTATGAATTTTCACTAACAAGATCGTAATAGCTGGTCGTATTTTCCAGATTGGATTGATAGTACACAGTAAAATTTTGCAGATTTCCTTGTAAAAGATCATCCAGCAGCATAGTTACACTGCTTTCATAATTCTTTACATGGTATGAAAGTTTTGCCAGTCAAAGGAGATTATGGGATGATCCATCTCTTGGATACGGCATAATTTGCAGGCGTTTTACATATCGTTAGGATAGAGGTGATGCATGTGAGCAAACGCTGCAAAAGTATTATATACGGGATATTTGGATTGATTGGGGTTGCCGTGGCAGCCTTGTTGATAAAGCTGTTGTTTTTCAGTGGATTATTCACACCGCTGCTGGCATTAAACGGCCCAAAAACGATGGAGGTGGAAGTTCATACAACCTTTCAGGATCCCGGTGCAAGGGCACGCTTTCGTTTCTCTGATTACAGTGATGAGGTAAAGGTAAAGGGAAGTCTGAATATGAAGAAGCTGGGAACCTATACTCTGACCTATACCTTTGATAAATATCAGAAAACAGTAGAGCGCAAGGTTCGCGTTGTCGATACAACAGCGCCAAAAATCAGGCTAAAGGGAGGAAGCTCCATTCGTGTGTTTGAAAACGGAAGCTATCAGGAGCCGGGATTTCAGGCAATCGATACGTACGATGGAGATCTGAGCAAGAAGGTGAAATGCACTGGCAGTGTAAATATGAAGAAGCAGGGAACCTATACCCTGACGTATACGGTGAAGGATAACAGTGGTAATGCGGCAAGTGTTAAGCGAAGTGTACAGGTATGTGCCGATCCGACGGCCACAAAGCTATATTACGATCATGACAGCTACGACAACACGATGGAGGAATGGTGGTTCAATAAGAGCAAGGATCATCAGCGGACAACCGGTGCCAAGGATGAAAAGCTGTTAAAGAAATATGATGCCTACTATCAGGGTCCTAAAGAAAAGGTGATTTATCTGACCTTTGACGAAGGCGGGAATGATATCACCTATATTAAGCAGATTGCAGATGTACTGAAAAAGAACAATGTACAGGCAACCTATTTTCTGACAAGAAATTATATTAAAACAGAAGCAGACTTCATACGGCAGCTCGTAAAGGATGGCAATGTGATCGGTAATCACAGCTGGCATCATTACGATATGACAACGCTGGCCAATGCCGCAAGCATTGATACATTCGTTGCAGAGATTACCGAGACAGAAAAGACGTATATGGAGGTTACCGGACAGCCAATGAAAAAGGTTTTCCGTTTTCCAAAGGGTGGAAGCAGTGAGCGTGCGATGAAGCTGGTGAAGGATCTAGGCTACAGCAATTATTTCTGGAGTCATGCCTATTACGATTATGCGAGTGATGTGTCAGGCACTGAGGCATTAAAAACCATGATGGATCATTATCATGAGGGAGCAATCTATCTGCTTCATCCAAGCAATAAGGGGAATTATGAGGCGATGGATACCTTTATCAAAAATATGAAGGAGCTTGGCTACAGCTTTAAAACAGTGGATACCATACCTGCGGATGCAAAGGATAAATAATACAAAGAAAGCATGAAAAAAGCTGTCACTGCAAAATAAACTGGTATTTTTACAAATCTTATTTTATAATGATGCACAGGTGATGAAGCATGAAAAAGATACACTGCTATACGCTCCTGTGCATCCTGTGGATGCTTGTGATTTTCTGGTTCTCTGCACAGGTGGCGGATGATTCCCAGGAAATGAGCGATGTCTTTGTGCGTCTGCTTGACGCTTTGTTCTCTCTGGATATCATGAAAAATGAAATCATACGGGATATGACAAGCTTTCTGGTACGCAAGGCGGCACATATGAGTGAGTATGCTGTACTGGCAATTTTGCTGGGATTAACGATACGGGGATATAAAAAAGAGCCGTGGCTGCTTTTGGCTCTGGCTGCTACAGCAGCTTATGCGGCAACGGATGAATTTCATCAGTTATTTGTACCTGGAAGAAGCGGACAATTAAAGGATGTTCTGATTGATACCGCAGGTGGGGCAATCGGACTGGCATTGCTTGCTTTAATTCTGTATCTGAAGAACCGATATAAAGCAAAAGAAAAGCAATGAAATAAGAGGTGGGATTCATAAGTTACTATGCACAGTCAAGTCATCAATATGTGATATGATATGTAAGGATAAAATATGATGCTACTGTAACAGATTATATGGCAGTTACCTCTCATATGCATATATTTATTTTCTAAGGCTGTGCATAGTAGCTGTTAAATATGGTTGATTTCTTCATACAGCATTGACAAACAGTGGAATTTACGCTAAAGTATATAGGACAGAAAAATCGTATAGAGGCAGCGATGCGTCAGAGTAAAAGCTGGAGTCGGCAGACGGAGATAGCTTTGAAAGGTAATCATCGCCGAAGATGCTGCATTGGCGGATGCACTTCTGGGGTCATGGGAAATACTCATGGCACTCCTTCGTTAAGAAGAGGAGCTATTAACAACTCTGCTTTGTGTGAGTGAGTCGTGTAATAGCACGGCTTTTTTGTTTGCATGATGGCGGGAAGATATATCCGATACGCCAGATATAAGGAAAGAGGGACAAATTTATGAAAAGATTATTAACAGCAGCATTTGCTATGACATTTTTACTTGCAGGCTGCGGCAGCAGTGATGATGACAAAAATGTATCAAAAAACACAGGAAAAGAAACCTTTACGGTTGGTATGGAGTGTAACTATGCACCCTTCAACTGGCAGACAAAGGAACAGACAAAAACGAGTGTTTCCATCGGCGGTGCCGGTTTCTGTGACGGCTATGATGTGCGTGTTGCACGCCAGATTGCAAAGGATCTGGATCGTGAAATCGTCATCAAAAAGGTATCCTGGGACGGCTTGCAGCCGGCTCTGGAATCCGGTGAAATCGATGCCATCATCGCCGGTATGACAAAGGATGAAACACGGGAAAACGGAATTGACTTCACATCTCCTTACTATGAGTCTGAAATGGTCATGATTGTGCGTAAAGGAGATGCGGCTGCGAAATTCAATGATATCCAGCAGTTTAAGGGCAAGACCATCATCGGTCAGAAAAGTACAAACTATGATACGATCATCGATCAGATCAAGGGTGTAAAGCATGCCACACCGAAGGCGACATATCCGGAAATGATCCTGTCCCTGCAGAATAAAGAAGTGGATGGAATCACCGCAGAGCTTCCGGTTGCCGAGGGTGCCGTGGAAGCAAACAAGGATTTAACAATCGTACACTTTGCGAAGGGCAAGGGCTTTGATATTGATACTTCCGTATCTGTCGGTCTGAAGGAGGGAAGCCGTGATTCTGAGCTGTTCAACGCTGTACAGAAATCACTGGACGGTATTTCCAAGGAAACAAGAGATCAGTGGATGAAGGAAGCAAGAGAGAGTCAGCCAAAAGCAGAATAGAATAGGAGATTACAATCATGATGATAGCATCCGCAAAACCGGATGGGATGTTTGCCCAGGCCTGGTGGATTTTCCAGGACAATATTCCTTTGTTCTGGTATGGAATTAAAATTACACTGCTGCTGGCAGTATGCGGTACACTGATTGGTCTGGTGATTGGTTTGCTGCTGGGAGGAATCCGTGCTGTGCGCATTGAAGAACGCGATTCCGCAGTCTCCCGCATCATAAAACGGATATTACACGGCTTTGTCGGTCTGTATGTATGGATATTCCGTGGTACACCGATGATGGTACAGGCGTTGATTATTTATCATGGTCTTCGTCCGATATTAAACTGGTCACCGGTTACTGCAGGTATTACCATTATATCCATCAATACAGGTGCATATATGGCGGAGATCATCCGTGCCGGTATCCAGTCAATTGACAAGGGACAGAACGAGGCAGCCCGCAGTCTGGGAATGACCTCCACGCAGACGATGATGAGTATCATTTTACCCCAGGCAATCCGCAATTCCTTTCCTTCGATTGGAAATGAATTCATTGTCAATATCAAGGACAGCTCCATGCTGAATGTCATCGGTGTTATTGAGCTGTATTTCCAATCCAGCTCGGTTGCCGGAAGTCTGATGCTGTATGTTCCGACGTTTATCGTTGCGGCAATTTTATATCTGCTGCTGACGACATTTGCAACCCAGCTTCTCTCCTTTGTTGAGGGACGTATGAATATGCCGAAAATGTCAGGCCCGTCCTCTCAGAGCGTACCGATAGAAAGGGTGAGTGAATAATATGAATACGATCATAGAAATCAGACATCTGAAAAAGCATTTCGGTTCGCTGGAGGTATTGAATGACATTGATTTTCATTGCGATAAAGGGGAGGTAATCACCATTATCGGATCCAGTGGCAGCGGTAAGTCTACACTGCTTCGCTGTATCAACCTGCTGGAAACACCGGATGCGGGAGAAATCCTGTATCATGGTAAGGATATCCTGAAGGGGGAAATCAATATCAATCAGCACCGTACGCATGTCGGTATGGTATTTCAGTCCTTTAATCTCTTTAACAACAAAAGTGTGCTTGAAAATTGTATGATCGGACAGGTCAAGGTATTAAAGCGAAGCAAGGCAGATGCAAAGGAAAAGGCGATGCTGTATCTGAAAAAGGTCGGTATGGAATCCTTTGCGAATGCGAGTGCCATGCAGCTATCCGGCGGACAGAAGCAGCGTGTGGCTATTGCCCGTGCCCTGTGCATGGAGCCGGAGGTTCTGCTGTTCGATGAGCCGACGAGTGCATTAGATCCAGAAATGGTCGGTGATGTTCTGGATGTCATGAAGGATCTGGCCAGTGAGGGTTTGACCATGATCGTCGTTACCCATGAAATGCAGTTTGCCCATGATATCAGCACCCGTGTCGTATTTATGGACAAGGGGGTTATCGCTGAGGAGGGTACACCGCAGCAGCTGTTTGAGCATCCAAAGCAGGAGCGTACCAAAGAGTTTTTGAAGCGTTACCGTATCAGCAGCTAGTCCTAGCACACCCTCATAAAATAAAATAATATTACAGAAAAAGCGAATGAACGATCTGCCAGGATATGCATTCGCTTTTTTCTTGGTATCAAAATAAAAATACCTAGATAAATTTAATTCTAATGAGTCATTGAAGAAGGCTGTATAATCATAACCAATATTTACCATATAGCTAAGAGAGATAACTGTGCTATTATTGCTATAATGAAAAGAGGTCGCCATTTATGAAAAGAACGATATTGACATTACATCATTTGAACAGATTCCATAAAAAGTTGATACAGGAAGAAAAAAGTAAGGCTACGATTGAAAAGTATATGCGCGATGTCCGTCGCTTTTATGAATATCTTCCCCAGGAACAGGCTGTCACTAAGGAAGCTGTCATGCTGTATAAGCAATCCCTGCTGGATACCTACAAACCGGCGAGTGCAAATAGCATGCTGGTATCTGTGAATCTGCTGCTTTCCTCTATTGGACTTGCAGATTGCAGAGTCAAACTCCATAAGCTTCAGAAAAAAATCTTTCACGACGATAAACACAATCTGACAAGAAAGGAATATGAGCGCCTGCTTGTGGCTGCGAAAAAGAAAGGGAACGATCAGCTGGTGATGCTGCTTCAGACCATTTGTTCTACCGGAATCAGAGTCAGTGAAATCCGGTTTATCACGGTGGAAGCGTTAAAGAAGGGCAGTGCAGTGATTAGAAATAAAGGTAAAATAAGAGAAATCCTGTTTCCTGCGAAGCTGAAACAGACACTGATTCGATATTGCAGAGACAGGGATATCATAAATGGGGCTGTCTTTTTGACCAGTCAGGGAAATCATCTGGATCGAAGCAATGTTTGGAGAATGATGAAGAACCTGTGTGCATATGCCAGCGTTGATCCCGAAAAGGTATTTCCCCACAATCTACGTCATTTATTTGCCTATACCTTTTACCGTATGGAAAAGGATCTTGTACGCCTTGCGGATCTATTGGGACATTCGAGTATTGAAACAACAAGAATCTATACAAAGACAAGTATTCAGGCATGTCAGAAAATGATTG comes from the Erysipelotrichaceae bacterium 66202529 genome and includes:
- a CDS encoding D-alanine--D-alanine ligase, whose amino-acid sequence is MEKIKLAIIFGGKSSEYPVSLHSAGSLIHKINKERYELIFIGISKDGKWYAYDGDVEGIEHDTWLQDEHCTPCVLSSSEGCKGFLKLHADGTFTRMEVDCIFPILHGKNGEDGTIQGLFELSGIPYVGCGHMSSAICMDKEMAHIVMEHAGISCAPFVCVYEQDDLDYRAVYEDAKEQLGLPIFIKPANAGSSFGIHKMESFDGFEEAMKDAFYHDGKGKVILETTIEGFEIGCAVMGNKELFAGSVDEIETAAPFFDYEGKYEMVDSHIYCPARISKELFAQAREIAKKAYRAMNCKGMTRVDMFVTPDEKIILNEVNTIPGFTDTSRYPTMMKEAGIPFPELIDRLVALAME
- the alr gene encoding alanine racemase, whose protein sequence is MSNTRSWLEIDLSRISHNIKEVQKLLPSTSKIMAIVKANGYGHGDVECSRVMEQQGIDFFGVSSVDEGVRLREHGIQSPILVLGYTPPVHFHYLHEASLIQTLVSLEYAQKLNAYGRKHDIVIKGHAKVDTGMSRIGIVAQEHAYHIEDIKALYHMDHIAVCGIFSHFSVSDCLDEENCRFTDHQIALFDRVLADLRAAGIDPGTTHLQNSYGILNYPNLKYDYVRPGLLWMGVTSDDAVEIRTAPQFQPIMEWKANVSLVKEIQPGVTVSYGRHFKAKECTRVATLAVGYADGFPRSVSNKGACVLLHGKRVPIIGNICMDQMMVDITGLDAVQEGDVATLIGSDGEETLPVDELSRLAKTINNETLCWISQRVPRIYK
- a CDS encoding acyltransferase family protein; the protein is MIFMERKNYYALDVAKFISAFLVVCIHTGPLLDVNATGNFVLVQILARLAVPFFFVASGFLFFRKLDFKREWNDYENKAQLQHYLWRLCKLYIIWTILYLPFTYMLLKGQDGITADSMLLYVRDFFFTGSFYHLWFLPALLIAVPLVYFALFKLGLAKTIGIGILLYLLGMAGNVYGGYLQQLPGIQTVYHMYLQVFSTTRNGLFFGVIFVAMGALFAQRTLYLKNWTVLLGLLVSMLLLFAECFALKDNGFMHDLTSMYAMLLPCMFFLFLGLLRIHLKDNKVYKTLRILSLLIYVMHIMFVNTLLRIWPLMNSLAVYGLVMLLTLFVSCLVIICSKKLHIVKHLYA
- a CDS encoding DUF5011 domain-containing protein — translated: MSKRCKSIIYGIFGLIGVAVAALLIKLLFFSGLFTPLLALNGPKTMEVEVHTTFQDPGARARFRFSDYSDEVKVKGSLNMKKLGTYTLTYTFDKYQKTVERKVRVVDTTAPKIRLKGGSSIRVFENGSYQEPGFQAIDTYDGDLSKKVKCTGSVNMKKQGTYTLTYTVKDNSGNAASVKRSVQVCADPTATKLYYDHDSYDNTMEEWWFNKSKDHQRTTGAKDEKLLKKYDAYYQGPKEKVIYLTFDEGGNDITYIKQIADVLKKNNVQATYFLTRNYIKTEADFIRQLVKDGNVIGNHSWHHYDMTTLANAASIDTFVAEITETEKTYMEVTGQPMKKVFRFPKGGSSERAMKLVKDLGYSNYFWSHAYYDYASDVSGTEALKTMMDHYHEGAIYLLHPSNKGNYEAMDTFIKNMKELGYSFKTVDTIPADAKDK
- a CDS encoding acetobutylicum phosphotransbutyrylase, with the translated sequence MKKIHCYTLLCILWMLVIFWFSAQVADDSQEMSDVFVRLLDALFSLDIMKNEIIRDMTSFLVRKAAHMSEYAVLAILLGLTIRGYKKEPWLLLALAATAAYAATDEFHQLFVPGRSGQLKDVLIDTAGGAIGLALLALILYLKNRYKAKEKQ
- a CDS encoding transporter substrate-binding domain-containing protein, whose amino-acid sequence is MKRLLTAAFAMTFLLAGCGSSDDDKNVSKNTGKETFTVGMECNYAPFNWQTKEQTKTSVSIGGAGFCDGYDVRVARQIAKDLDREIVIKKVSWDGLQPALESGEIDAIIAGMTKDETRENGIDFTSPYYESEMVMIVRKGDAAAKFNDIQQFKGKTIIGQKSTNYDTIIDQIKGVKHATPKATYPEMILSLQNKEVDGITAELPVAEGAVEANKDLTIVHFAKGKGFDIDTSVSVGLKEGSRDSELFNAVQKSLDGISKETRDQWMKEARESQPKAE
- a CDS encoding ABC transporter permease subunit (The N-terminal region of this protein, as described by TIGR01726, is a three transmembrane segment that identifies a subfamily of ABC transporter permease subunits, which specificities that include histidine, arginine, glutamine, glutamate, L-cystine (sic), the opines (in Agrobacterium) octopine and nopaline, etc.), whose translation is MMMIASAKPDGMFAQAWWIFQDNIPLFWYGIKITLLLAVCGTLIGLVIGLLLGGIRAVRIEERDSAVSRIIKRILHGFVGLYVWIFRGTPMMVQALIIYHGLRPILNWSPVTAGITIISINTGAYMAEIIRAGIQSIDKGQNEAARSLGMTSTQTMMSIILPQAIRNSFPSIGNEFIVNIKDSSMLNVIGVIELYFQSSSVAGSLMLYVPTFIVAAILYLLLTTFATQLLSFVEGRMNMPKMSGPSSQSVPIERVSE
- a CDS encoding ATP-binding cassette domain-containing protein, translating into MNTIIEIRHLKKHFGSLEVLNDIDFHCDKGEVITIIGSSGSGKSTLLRCINLLETPDAGEILYHGKDILKGEININQHRTHVGMVFQSFNLFNNKSVLENCMIGQVKVLKRSKADAKEKAMLYLKKVGMESFANASAMQLSGGQKQRVAIARALCMEPEVLLFDEPTSALDPEMVGDVLDVMKDLASEGLTMIVVTHEMQFAHDISTRVVFMDKGVIAEEGTPQQLFEHPKQERTKEFLKRYRISS
- a CDS encoding tyrosine-type recombinase/integrase, encoding MKRTILTLHHLNRFHKKLIQEEKSKATIEKYMRDVRRFYEYLPQEQAVTKEAVMLYKQSLLDTYKPASANSMLVSVNLLLSSIGLADCRVKLHKLQKKIFHDDKHNLTRKEYERLLVAAKKKGNDQLVMLLQTICSTGIRVSEIRFITVEALKKGSAVIRNKGKIREILFPAKLKQTLIRYCRDRDIINGAVFLTSQGNHLDRSNVWRMMKNLCAYASVDPEKVFPHNLRHLFAYTFYRMEKDLVRLADLLGHSSIETTRIYTKTSIQACQKMIDRMALFSIGYHTRKATT